A genome region from Phaenicophaeus curvirostris isolate KB17595 chromosome 10, BPBGC_Pcur_1.0, whole genome shotgun sequence includes the following:
- the RFC4 gene encoding replication factor C subunit 4 isoform X1 — MQAFLKGPAAISTKAPAGRDRGAASSGGEGKRLKPIPWVEKYRPKNVDEVAFQDEVVAVLKKSLEGADLPNLLFYGPPGTGKTSTILAAARELFGHELFQQRVLELNASDERGIQVIREKVKAFAQLTASGSRSDGKVCPPFKIVILDEADSMTSAAQAALRRTMEKESKTTRFCLICNYISRIIEPLTSRCSKFRFKPLSDSVQQQRLLDVSEKEHVKISSEAVSYLVKVSEGDLRKAITFLQSATRLMGGKEITEKIVTEIAGVIPKETIDELQAVCRSGSFEKLEALAKNLINEGYAVAQLVNQLHDVVVESEDYSDKQKSVIVEKLAEVDKCLADGADEYLQLISLCALVMQQLTLNV; from the exons ATGCAGGCCTTCCTGAAGGGGCCCGCCGCCATCAGCACCAAGGCGCCCGCCGGCAGGGACAGGGGAGCGGCGAGCAGCGGCGGCGAGGGCAAGAGGCTCAAACCCATCCCCTGGGTGGAAAAATA tCGCCCCAAAAATGTGGATGAAGTCGCCTTCCAGGATGAAGTTGTTGCTGTGCTGAAAAAGTCCTTGGAAGGTGCTGAT CTTCCCAATCTGTTGTTCTATGGCCCACCTGGAACTGGAAAGACTTCGACTATTTTAGCAGCTGCTAGAGAACTCTTCGG GCATGAATTATTCCAGCAGAGAGTCCTTGAGTTAAATGCTTCCGATGAGCGTGGAATACAAGTGATTCGGGAAAAAGTGAAGGCTTTTGCTCAGCTGACTGCATCTGGAAGCCGTTCAGA tggtAAAGTTTGTCCTCCTTTTAAAATTGTAATCCTGGATGAGGCAGACTCAATGACTTCAGCAGCCCAGGCAGCCTTACGACGCACAATGGAAAAAGAATCCAAAACAACACGTTTCTGCCTTATCTGTAACTACATCAGCAG aataattgAACCCTTAACATCTCGATGCTCCAAATTCCGCTTCAAGCCTTTGTCAGACAGTGTCCAGCAGCAGAGGCTCTTGGACGTTTCTGAGAAGGAACACGTGAAAATCAGTAGTGAG GCAGTATCTTATCTTGTTAAAGTGTCAGAAGGGGACTTAAGAAAAGCAATTACTTTTCTTCAAAGTGCCACTCGTCTAATGGGCGGCAAAGAAATCACAGAGAAGATAGTCACTGAAATTGCTGGG GTCATTCCTAAAGAAACAATTGATGAGCTGCAGGCTGTCTGCCGAAGTGGTTCATTTGAGAAGCTGGAAGCACTGGCAAAG AATCTCATAAATGAAGGATACGCTGTTGCTCAGCTTGTAAACCAGCTGCATGATGTTGTTGTTGAGAGTGAAGATTACAGTGACAAGCAGAAATCTGTCATCGTTGAGAAACTTGCG GAAGTAGACAAATGCCTGGCAGACGGTGCTGATGAGTATCTGCAGTTGATAAGTCTTTGTGCCCTGGTGATGCAGCAGCTAACACTAAACGTCTAA
- the RFC4 gene encoding replication factor C subunit 4 isoform X2: protein MLQLPNLLFYGPPGTGKTSTILAAARELFGHELFQQRVLELNASDERGIQVIREKVKAFAQLTASGSRSDGKVCPPFKIVILDEADSMTSAAQAALRRTMEKESKTTRFCLICNYISRIIEPLTSRCSKFRFKPLSDSVQQQRLLDVSEKEHVKISSEAVSYLVKVSEGDLRKAITFLQSATRLMGGKEITEKIVTEIAGVIPKETIDELQAVCRSGSFEKLEALAKNLINEGYAVAQLVNQLHDVVVESEDYSDKQKSVIVEKLAEVDKCLADGADEYLQLISLCALVMQQLTLNV from the exons ATGCTGCAG CTTCCCAATCTGTTGTTCTATGGCCCACCTGGAACTGGAAAGACTTCGACTATTTTAGCAGCTGCTAGAGAACTCTTCGG GCATGAATTATTCCAGCAGAGAGTCCTTGAGTTAAATGCTTCCGATGAGCGTGGAATACAAGTGATTCGGGAAAAAGTGAAGGCTTTTGCTCAGCTGACTGCATCTGGAAGCCGTTCAGA tggtAAAGTTTGTCCTCCTTTTAAAATTGTAATCCTGGATGAGGCAGACTCAATGACTTCAGCAGCCCAGGCAGCCTTACGACGCACAATGGAAAAAGAATCCAAAACAACACGTTTCTGCCTTATCTGTAACTACATCAGCAG aataattgAACCCTTAACATCTCGATGCTCCAAATTCCGCTTCAAGCCTTTGTCAGACAGTGTCCAGCAGCAGAGGCTCTTGGACGTTTCTGAGAAGGAACACGTGAAAATCAGTAGTGAG GCAGTATCTTATCTTGTTAAAGTGTCAGAAGGGGACTTAAGAAAAGCAATTACTTTTCTTCAAAGTGCCACTCGTCTAATGGGCGGCAAAGAAATCACAGAGAAGATAGTCACTGAAATTGCTGGG GTCATTCCTAAAGAAACAATTGATGAGCTGCAGGCTGTCTGCCGAAGTGGTTCATTTGAGAAGCTGGAAGCACTGGCAAAG AATCTCATAAATGAAGGATACGCTGTTGCTCAGCTTGTAAACCAGCTGCATGATGTTGTTGTTGAGAGTGAAGATTACAGTGACAAGCAGAAATCTGTCATCGTTGAGAAACTTGCG GAAGTAGACAAATGCCTGGCAGACGGTGCTGATGAGTATCTGCAGTTGATAAGTCTTTGTGCCCTGGTGATGCAGCAGCTAACACTAAACGTCTAA